Proteins co-encoded in one Gossypium arboreum isolate Shixiya-1 chromosome 11, ASM2569848v2, whole genome shotgun sequence genomic window:
- the LOC108459089 gene encoding zinc finger protein ZAT5-like, with the protein MAFIVDQQSEFKYFCKICNKRFGCGRALGGHMMAHGIGDESRFIDDDDLASDWEDKLLEGNVVPPNNERMYRLRTNPNRLKSCRVCENCGKEFFSWKSFLEHGKCSSRPRDIAESLVSSQGSEGDDDGITRRGSSGYCSKRKRSLRSEVGNFNAFSSPSSEEEDLANCLMMLSNATVVPLVTEPEESCTSASKEEERRNTMNFSTHAIACRPRVPTDKAKGLFECKACKKVFNSHQALGGHRASHKKVKGCFAARVDDSLADEDHHGFFLKKPTSTFRFDNTLASTSKKKSKVHECSICHRVFSSGQALGGHKRCHWITSNSPVETSSLVKFHQLQHQVQQIQQTQRPNFVDDSEPLDLNLPAPVDKLVRRNHIHPSSFDVSTKIYLQPCSSIDATEKEDNQNHLQVDNANNNCNNSKQNEEDKAKSKLKLAKLSELKDINMSGGSSPWLQVGIGSDP; encoded by the coding sequence atgGCTTTTATAGTGGATCAACAATCAGAGTTCAAATACTTTTGTAAAATTTGCAACAAACGATTTGGGTGTGGGAGAGCACTTGGTGGGCATATGATGGCGCATGGAATAGGCGACGAGAGCCGCTTCATCGATGACGATGATCTTGCTAGTGATTGGGAAGACAAATTATTAGAGGGGAACGTTGTGCCACCTAACAATGAGCGCATGTACAGATTAAGAACAAACCCTAATCGATTAAAGAGCTGTAGGGTTTGTGAGAATTGTGGCAAGGAGTTCTTTTCATGGAAATCTTTTCTGGAGCATGGAAAATGTAGCTCCAGGCCTAGGGATATTGCTGAATCTCTTGTTTCCTCACAAGGGTCAGAAGGTGATGATGATGGCATCACAAGGAGAGGCTCCTCTGGTTATTGCTCTAAAAGGAAAAGATCATTGAGAAGTGAAGTTGGTAATTTCAACGCCTTCAGTTCTCCATCAAGCGAAGAAGAAGATCTTGCCAATTGCTTGATGATGTTATCTAATGCAACCGTTGTCCCTTTAGTTACCGAGCCTGAAGAATCTTGTACTTCTGCCAGCAAAGAAGAGGAGAGAAGGAATACGATGAATTTCAGCACTCATGCCATTGCATGTAGGCCTAGGGTACCTACGGACAAGGCCAAAGGGCTGTTTGAGTGCAAAGCATGCAAGAAAGTGTTCAATTCCCATCAAGCACTGGGCGGACATAGAGCTAGCCACAAGAAAGTTAAGGGATGTTTCGCAGCCCGAGTTGATGATAGTTTAGCTGATGAAGACCACCATGGGTTTTTCCTTAAGAAACCAACATCAACGTTTCGGTTTGATAATACATTGGCCTCCACATCCAAAAAGAAATCAAAAGTACATGAATGTTCAATATGTCACCGTGTTTTTTCATCGGGACAAGCATTGGGAGGGCATAAAAGATGTCATTGGATCACTTCAAATTCACCTGTTGAGACTTCCTCCTTGGTTAAGTTTCATCAGCTTCAACACCAGGTACAGCAGATTCAGCAAACCCAAAGACCAAATTTTGTTGACGATTCTGAGCCGCTTGATCTCAATCTTCCTGCTCCAGTTGATAAGCTTGTACGGCGGAACCACATCCATCCATCGAGTTTCGATGTTTCTACAAAAATCTATTTGCAGCCTTGCAGTAGCATTGATGCCACAGAAAAGGAAGATAATCAAAACCATCTGCAAGTTGACAATGCTAACAACAACTGTAATAACTCTAAGCAAAATGAGGAAGACAAGGCAAAGAGTAAGTTGAAGTTGGCAAAACTAAGTGAACTAAAGGACATCAATATGAGCGGAGGTTCATCTCCATGGCTGCAAGTTGGGATTGGTTCTGACCCTTAA